One part of the Cetobacterium somerae ATCC BAA-474 genome encodes these proteins:
- a CDS encoding PocR ligand-binding domain-containing protein — protein sequence MLHKYKKELLKIQEEIVDMTKMAVVIVDDEGNYLTEKSNYSEFCKIFRKNKELSSFCEKCDVKALSKAFLSLKPYIYRCHAGLVDMIIPIIYQSELIGAFLVGQILLEDEETFELEDILVENVGKEFNIKKIVENYGFLKKVKYNELQSIASILHYTSVYISDCIKSKKWYNHIIENNIKEERVEYSHSQISSAVTYINENIRENIHLEDVAALCNLSISQFSRVFKRETGKTFKEYILIKKIEKAKHFLEITSKSLSEISNEIGIEDSSYFTKVFKKYERICPKEYRDLFQK from the coding sequence ATGCTTCATAAATATAAAAAAGAACTATTAAAAATTCAGGAAGAGATAGTAGATATGACTAAAATGGCTGTAGTAATTGTAGATGATGAGGGCAATTATTTAACAGAAAAAAGTAACTACTCAGAGTTTTGTAAAATTTTTAGGAAAAATAAAGAACTTAGTTCGTTTTGTGAAAAATGCGATGTAAAAGCTTTAAGTAAAGCATTTTTATCATTAAAACCGTATATTTATAGATGTCACGCTGGATTAGTAGATATGATAATACCTATTATTTATCAAAGTGAATTAATAGGTGCATTTTTAGTAGGCCAAATTCTTTTAGAAGATGAAGAAACATTTGAATTAGAGGATATTTTGGTTGAAAATGTAGGGAAAGAATTTAATATAAAGAAGATTGTTGAAAATTATGGGTTTTTAAAAAAGGTGAAATATAATGAACTCCAAAGTATTGCAAGTATTTTACATTATACGTCGGTTTATATAAGTGATTGTATTAAAAGTAAGAAATGGTATAATCATATTATTGAAAATAATATAAAAGAAGAAAGAGTAGAGTATAGTCATTCTCAAATTTCTTCAGCAGTGACTTACATAAATGAAAATATTAGAGAAAATATTCATTTAGAAGATGTAGCCGCATTATGTAATTTGAGTATTTCTCAATTTAGTAGAGTTTTTAAAAGAGAAACAGGAAAAACTTTCAAGGAGTATATTCTTATAAAAAAGATTGAAAAAGCTAAACATTTTTTAGAAATTACAAGTAAGTCTTTATCAGAAATATCAAATGAAATAGGAATTGAAGATAGTAGCTATTTTACAAAAGTTTTTAAAAAATATGAACGAATTTGTCCTAAGGAGTATAGAGATCTTTTTCAGAAATAA
- a CDS encoding glycerol dehydratase reactivase beta/small subunit family protein — MLKTGIDIVCSNIIKIVDIEEIFFGIEEEGVPYILKFLEEEKIDKEFYVNGRFEIGIGINSDGEIFLNQKKYTKEYILKENIGSSKKRLRVFGQNAARVLKGLPLKKV, encoded by the coding sequence GTGTTAAAAACTGGAATAGATATAGTATGTTCAAATATTATAAAGATAGTTGATATAGAAGAGATATTTTTTGGAATAGAAGAAGAGGGAGTTCCTTATATTTTAAAGTTTTTAGAAGAAGAAAAAATAGATAAAGAGTTTTATGTAAATGGAAGGTTTGAAATAGGAATAGGTATTAATTCAGATGGTGAAATATTTTTAAATCAAAAAAAATATACAAAAGAGTATATTTTGAAAGAAAATATTGGAAGTTCTAAAAAACGTTTAAGGGTTTTTGGTCAAAATGCAGCTAGAGTATTAAAGGGATTGCCTTTAAAAAAAGTATAA
- a CDS encoding diol dehydratase reactivase subunit alpha, translated as MKIIAGIDIGNATTEVALARVTDSEIKFLGSSLYKTTGLKGTEENIEGIKKAIFSLLEKLDFKLEDLDLIRINEATPVIGDVSMETITETIITESTMIGHNPDTPGGCGIGIGLTINIDNLKELKCSLLDEEYIVIANKDKNFLEIAKILNSEINRGVKIKGAILQRDDGVLVNNRLLIKIPIVDEVQLIEKIPLGVKCCIEVAEKGRVIEKISNPYGIATIFNLTSEETKKVVPLSKALIGNRSGVVIKTPQGDVKEKIIPAGNIYIKGCKTTEEVGIQEGAEKIMEKISFLNVQDIFGEDGTNVGGMLRNVKNTMSKFTGENIEDIKIKDLLAVDTFVPQRIKGGLAGEFMLENAVGLAVMVGTEKNQMENLARLIKSELGIEVEVGGVEADMAIKGALTTPGTGKPLAIIDIGAGSTDACSIDKFGRKAHTHLAGAGNMVTLLIQKELGVENFNLAEDIKKYPLAKVESFFHIRYEDGSVQFFNEPLSPSIYAKNVLVKNGELIPIDIQNTLERIRDIRRESKRRVFVANSERALKKISLTKNIRDFEFVIIVGGSALDFEIPEMITEALSKYGVVAGCGNIRGIEGPRNAVATGLVLGDREC; from the coding sequence ATGAAAATTATTGCAGGTATTGACATAGGAAATGCGACTACGGAGGTAGCTTTAGCTAGAGTAACAGACTCTGAAATTAAATTTTTAGGTAGTTCTCTTTATAAGACTACAGGCTTAAAAGGAACAGAAGAAAATATAGAGGGCATAAAAAAGGCAATTTTCTCATTGTTAGAAAAATTAGATTTTAAATTAGAAGACTTAGATTTGATTAGAATAAATGAGGCAACTCCAGTAATTGGAGATGTTTCCATGGAAACGATAACAGAAACAATAATAACTGAATCTACTATGATTGGGCATAATCCGGATACTCCTGGAGGTTGTGGAATAGGAATAGGTTTAACGATTAATATAGATAATTTAAAAGAACTAAAGTGTAGTCTATTAGATGAAGAGTATATTGTTATAGCAAATAAAGATAAAAATTTTTTAGAAATAGCAAAAATTTTAAATTCTGAAATAAATAGAGGAGTAAAAATAAAGGGAGCTATTTTACAAAGAGATGATGGTGTTCTTGTAAATAATAGATTACTAATAAAAATTCCAATAGTTGATGAAGTTCAACTAATTGAAAAAATACCTTTAGGTGTTAAATGCTGTATTGAAGTAGCTGAAAAGGGAAGAGTTATTGAAAAAATTTCAAATCCATATGGAATAGCGACAATTTTTAATTTAACCTCAGAAGAAACAAAAAAAGTGGTTCCTTTATCAAAAGCTCTTATAGGAAATAGATCAGGTGTTGTAATAAAAACTCCTCAAGGAGATGTGAAAGAAAAAATTATTCCAGCTGGAAATATCTACATAAAAGGTTGTAAAACAACTGAAGAGGTAGGCATACAAGAAGGTGCTGAAAAAATTATGGAAAAGATATCTTTTCTAAATGTTCAAGATATTTTTGGAGAAGATGGAACAAATGTTGGTGGAATGTTAAGAAATGTAAAAAATACAATGAGTAAATTTACAGGAGAAAATATAGAGGATATAAAAATAAAAGATTTACTAGCAGTTGACACCTTTGTTCCTCAGAGAATAAAAGGTGGTTTAGCTGGTGAATTTATGCTTGAAAATGCTGTAGGATTGGCAGTAATGGTAGGAACTGAAAAAAATCAAATGGAAAATTTAGCAAGATTAATAAAAAGTGAATTAGGCATAGAAGTAGAAGTTGGTGGAGTAGAAGCAGATATGGCTATAAAAGGAGCTTTAACTACTCCAGGAACAGGAAAGCCATTGGCTATAATTGATATTGGAGCTGGATCAACAGATGCTTGTAGTATAGATAAATTTGGAAGAAAAGCTCATACTCATTTAGCTGGTGCAGGAAATATGGTAACTTTATTAATTCAGAAAGAACTTGGAGTTGAAAATTTTAATTTAGCTGAAGATATTAAAAAATATCCACTAGCAAAAGTAGAATCTTTTTTTCATATAAGGTACGAAGATGGAAGTGTGCAGTTTTTTAATGAGCCTTTATCACCGAGCATATATGCAAAAAATGTATTAGTAAAAAATGGTGAGCTTATTCCAATAGATATTCAAAATACTTTAGAAAGAATTAGAGATATTAGGAGAGAGAGTAAAAGAAGAGTTTTTGTAGCAAATTCAGAGAGAGCCTTAAAAAAAATATCTTTAACTAAAAATATTAGAGATTTTGAGTTTGTAATAATTGTAGGTGGATCAGCTCTTGACTTTGAAATACCAGAGATGATAACGGAAGCTCTTTCTAAATACGGTGTAGTTGCTGGTTGCGGAAATATAAGAGGAATAGAAGGGCCTAGAAATGCTGTAGCGACAGGTTTGGTTTTAGGTGATAGAGAGTGTTAA
- a CDS encoding diol dehydratase small subunit produces the protein MNKKINIELDYPLGEKRKEWLKTPTGKTLDDITLENVLDENIKAQDIRISSETLNLQGEVAETAGQPTIKRNFQRASELVKISDERILEIYNALRPNRSSKEELLAIADELENKYGAVVNANFVREAADIYEKRGKLRKD, from the coding sequence ATGAACAAAAAAATTAATATCGAATTAGATTATCCTTTAGGAGAGAAGAGAAAAGAGTGGTTAAAAACTCCAACTGGAAAAACGTTAGATGATATCACTTTAGAAAACGTTTTAGATGAAAATATTAAAGCTCAAGATATTAGAATCTCTTCAGAAACACTTAATCTTCAAGGGGAAGTAGCTGAAACAGCAGGGCAGCCTACTATAAAAAGAAATTTTCAAAGAGCTAGTGAATTAGTAAAAATCTCAGATGAAAGAATATTAGAGATTTATAATGCTTTAAGACCAAATAGATCATCTAAAGAGGAACTTTTAGCTATAGCTGATGAGCTTGAGAATAAATATGGAGCAGTTGTAAATGCAAATTTTGTTAGAGAGGCTGCAGATATTTATGAAAAAAGAGGAAAGTTAAGAAAAGATTAG
- a CDS encoding propanediol/glycerol family dehydratase medium subunit → MEIKIKEVGIAKKGDRIEEVVIGLAPAFKKYQHKTITDVPHDMVLMELIAGIEEEGLIARVVRVNRTSDVCFIANDAAKLSGSGIGIGIQSKGTTVIHQKDLLPLNNLELFPQAPLLTPEIYRLIGKNAAKYAKGESPNPVPVISDQMVRPKYQAKAALLHIKETKHVKENEKPEELEYTFE, encoded by the coding sequence ATGGAAATAAAAATAAAAGAGGTTGGAATTGCGAAAAAAGGTGATAGAATAGAAGAGGTAGTTATAGGACTAGCTCCAGCTTTTAAAAAATATCAACATAAAACAATAACAGATGTTCCTCATGATATGGTCTTAATGGAATTAATAGCAGGAATAGAAGAGGAAGGTTTAATTGCTAGAGTAGTACGTGTAAATAGAACGTCAGATGTTTGTTTTATTGCAAATGATGCAGCTAAATTAAGTGGATCTGGAATAGGGATAGGAATACAATCAAAGGGAACAACAGTTATACATCAAAAGGATTTACTTCCGTTAAATAATCTGGAATTATTTCCACAGGCACCTCTTTTGACCCCAGAAATTTATAGATTAATTGGTAAAAATGCAGCTAAATATGCTAAAGGAGAATCGCCTAATCCAGTACCTGTTATAAGTGATCAAATGGTGAGACCAAAATATCAAGCAAAAGCAGCTTTATTACATATAAAAGAAACAAAGCATGTAAAAGAAAATGAAAAACCTGAAGAGTTAGAATATACTTTTGAATAA
- a CDS encoding propanediol/glycerol family dehydratase large subunit: MRSKRFEVLSERAVNKDGFIGEWKEEGLIAMDSPLDPKPSLVIKDGKIIELDGKKREEFDMIDLFIADYAIDLRYAEEAMNLSTLEIAKKLVDINVKKEEILKITTGITPAKMVEVISHLNVVEMMMAVQKMRARKTPSNQCHVTNLRDNPVQIAADAAEAAIRGFDEQETTVGIVRYAPFNAIAIFVGSQVGRGGVLTQCSVEEATELELGMRGFTSYAETVSVYGTEQVFTDGDDTPWSKAFLASAYASRGLKMRFTSGTGSEALMGYSEGKSMLYLETRCIYITRGAGVQGLQNGAVSCIGMPGALPGGIRAVLGENLIAMLLDLECASANDQTFSHSDIRRTARTLMQMLPGTDFIFSGYSAVPNYDNMFAGSNFDAEDFDDYNILQRDLKVDGGLRPVSEDEVIKIRNKAAKAIQGLFKELDLPEITDEEVYAATYAHGSKDMPVRDVVQDLKGAEELLKRGITGLDLVKALSKSGFKDVAENVLNMLKQRVSGDYLQTSAILNKDFKIVSAINDKNDYMGPGSGYRISEERWNEISNIPTAIKPESIE; encoded by the coding sequence ATGAGATCAAAACGTTTTGAAGTTTTAAGTGAACGTGCAGTAAATAAAGATGGATTTATAGGTGAATGGAAAGAAGAGGGATTAATAGCTATGGATAGTCCTTTAGATCCTAAACCAAGTCTTGTAATTAAAGATGGAAAAATAATTGAATTAGATGGTAAAAAAAGAGAAGAGTTTGATATGATTGATCTTTTTATAGCTGATTATGCAATTGATTTAAGATATGCTGAAGAAGCTATGAATTTATCAACACTTGAAATAGCGAAAAAATTAGTTGATATAAATGTAAAAAAAGAAGAAATTTTGAAAATAACAACAGGAATCACACCAGCGAAGATGGTAGAAGTTATTAGTCATTTAAATGTTGTAGAAATGATGATGGCTGTTCAAAAAATGAGAGCTAGAAAAACTCCTTCCAATCAATGTCATGTGACTAATTTAAGAGATAATCCAGTTCAAATTGCAGCAGACGCAGCAGAGGCTGCAATAAGAGGTTTTGATGAGCAGGAAACAACAGTGGGAATTGTAAGATATGCACCATTTAATGCTATTGCAATTTTTGTGGGTTCTCAAGTGGGAAGAGGTGGAGTACTAACTCAATGTTCAGTGGAAGAAGCAACAGAGTTAGAACTTGGAATGAGAGGATTTACAAGTTATGCAGAAACAGTTTCAGTTTATGGGACAGAGCAAGTATTTACCGACGGAGACGATACGCCTTGGTCTAAAGCATTTTTAGCATCGGCATATGCTTCAAGAGGGTTAAAAATGAGATTTACTTCAGGTACAGGATCAGAAGCCTTAATGGGATATTCAGAAGGTAAATCAATGTTGTATTTAGAGACAAGATGTATTTACATAACAAGAGGAGCAGGTGTTCAAGGATTGCAAAATGGTGCAGTAAGTTGTATAGGAATGCCAGGGGCTTTACCAGGAGGTATAAGAGCGGTTTTAGGAGAAAATTTAATAGCAATGCTTTTAGATTTAGAATGTGCTTCAGCTAATGATCAAACTTTCTCTCATTCTGATATAAGAAGAACAGCAAGAACTTTAATGCAGATGTTACCAGGAACAGATTTTATATTCTCTGGATATAGTGCAGTACCAAATTATGATAATATGTTTGCAGGATCCAATTTTGACGCAGAAGATTTTGATGATTACAATATTTTACAAAGAGATTTAAAAGTTGACGGTGGATTGAGACCAGTTTCTGAAGATGAGGTAATAAAAATAAGAAATAAAGCAGCAAAAGCAATTCAAGGATTGTTTAAAGAGTTAGATCTCCCAGAAATAACAGACGAAGAAGTATATGCGGCTACATATGCTCATGGTAGTAAAGATATGCCAGTTAGAGATGTTGTTCAAGATTTAAAAGGAGCTGAAGAACTTTTAAAAAGAGGAATAACAGGTTTAGATTTAGTAAAGGCCTTAAGCAAAAGTGGATTTAAAGATGTTGCTGAAAATGTATTAAATATGTTAAAACAAAGGGTTTCTGGAGATTATCTTCAAACTTCAGCAATTTTAAATAAAGATTTTAAAATTGTAAGTGCAATAAATGATAAAAATGATTATATGGGACCAGGAAGTGGCTATAGAATTAGTGAAGAAAGATGGAATGAAATTTCTAATATTCCAACAGCAATAAAGCCAGAGAGTATTGAATAG
- a CDS encoding GlcG/HbpS family heme-binding protein, with translation MVVKSFNQITLEASKKMGKAALKKALEIKVPVVFSVVDNGGNLLYLERMDEAFVTSVDIAINKAFTAWALKSGTNELSEVVLPGQSLYGLNLTNNSRIITFGGGFPIIINDEIVGAVGVSGGTVEEDMEIAKAALNSL, from the coding sequence ATGGTTGTTAAGAGTTTTAATCAAATTACTTTAGAAGCTTCAAAGAAAATGGGTAAAGCAGCTTTGAAAAAAGCATTGGAAATAAAAGTCCCAGTTGTGTTTTCAGTAGTAGATAATGGTGGTAATTTATTGTATTTAGAAAGAATGGATGAAGCTTTTGTAACAAGTGTTGATATAGCGATTAATAAAGCTTTTACAGCATGGGCATTAAAGAGTGGGACAAATGAGCTTAGTGAAGTAGTTTTACCAGGACAAAGTTTATATGGTTTAAATTTGACAAATAACTCTAGAATAATAACTTTTGGTGGAGGATTCCCAATTATAATAAATGATGAAATTGTAGGAGCAGTTGGAGTAAGTGGTGGAACTGTAGAAGAGGATATGGAGATAGCAAAAGCAGCATTAAATTCTTTATAA
- a CDS encoding iron-containing alcohol dehydrogenase has translation MRFYDYLMPSVNFFGPGCLSVVGDRAQILNGKKALIVTDKFLHSLKDGAVEKTIKYLNEAGIDSVVFDNVEPNPKDTNVYEGANMYKKEGCDMIITVGGGSPHDCGKGIGIAVTHPGDICDYAGIETLINPLPPIIAINTTAGTASEVTRHAVITNTKTKVKFVIVSWRNLPQVSINDPLLMVGKPAGLTAATGMDALTHAIEAYVSKDANPVTDAAAIQAIKLISQNLRQAVANGENLKARENMAYGSLLAGMAFNNGNLGYVHAMAHQLGGLYDMPHGVANAMLLPHVCRYNMIANPEKFADIAEFMGEKTDGLSVIEAAEKSIEAIFRLSGDVGIPKSLKEAGVKEEDIELMSSNALKDGNAFSNPRKGNEKDIANIFKSAM, from the coding sequence ATGAGATTTTATGATTATTTAATGCCTAGTGTTAACTTTTTTGGCCCTGGATGCCTTAGTGTAGTTGGGGATAGAGCTCAAATACTTAATGGAAAAAAAGCTTTAATCGTTACTGATAAATTTTTACACTCTTTAAAAGATGGAGCTGTAGAAAAAACTATAAAGTATTTAAACGAAGCTGGTATAGATAGTGTTGTATTTGATAATGTTGAGCCTAATCCTAAAGATACAAATGTATACGAAGGTGCAAATATGTATAAAAAAGAAGGGTGCGACATGATAATAACTGTAGGTGGAGGTTCTCCTCACGACTGCGGTAAGGGTATTGGAATAGCTGTTACACATCCTGGTGATATTTGCGACTACGCTGGAATTGAGACTCTTATAAATCCACTTCCTCCTATTATAGCCATCAATACAACTGCTGGAACTGCTTCTGAGGTTACTAGACACGCTGTTATTACTAATACTAAAACTAAAGTTAAATTTGTTATTGTAAGCTGGAGAAATCTACCTCAAGTTTCTATCAATGACCCATTACTTATGGTTGGAAAACCTGCTGGTTTAACTGCTGCAACAGGTATGGATGCTCTTACTCATGCTATTGAAGCTTATGTTTCTAAAGATGCTAATCCTGTTACAGATGCTGCTGCTATTCAAGCAATAAAATTAATTTCACAAAATTTAAGACAAGCTGTTGCTAATGGAGAGAACTTGAAAGCTAGAGAAAATATGGCTTATGGATCACTTTTAGCGGGTATGGCTTTTAATAATGGAAACTTAGGATATGTTCATGCTATGGCTCATCAATTAGGTGGACTTTATGATATGCCACATGGTGTTGCTAACGCTATGTTACTTCCTCATGTTTGTCGTTACAATATGATTGCTAATCCTGAAAAGTTTGCTGATATAGCTGAATTTATGGGAGAGAAAACAGATGGACTTTCTGTTATTGAAGCTGCTGAAAAATCAATTGAAGCTATTTTTAGACTTTCAGGAGATGTTGGAATTCCTAAAAGTTTAAAAGAAGCTGGAGTTAAAGAGGAAGATATTGAACTTATGTCAAGCAACGCATTAAAAGATGGAAATGCATTTAGTAACCCAAGAAAAGGTAATGAGAAAGATATTGCAAATATTTTTAAAAGTGCTATGTAA
- a CDS encoding YMGG-like glycine zipper-containing protein produces MKKYLILSVLSVVLLSGCSNVGSNTIGSTTVGAGAGALLGQAIGGDTGATLLGAGIGAAAGALVGSVQDQTQAIKDTNQQPYYNNQPQYNQPQYNQPQYNTNQQYNKPYYSQPYNSSY; encoded by the coding sequence ATGAAAAAATATCTAATATTATCAGTTTTATCTGTAGTACTTTTATCAGGATGCTCTAATGTTGGATCAAATACAATTGGTTCGACAACAGTTGGAGCAGGAGCAGGAGCTCTTTTAGGACAAGCGATAGGTGGAGATACTGGAGCAACTCTTTTAGGAGCAGGTATAGGTGCAGCAGCAGGTGCATTAGTTGGTTCAGTGCAAGATCAAACTCAGGCTATAAAAGATACAAATCAGCAACCATATTATAATAATCAACCGCAATATAACCAACCACAATATAATCAGCCTCAGTATAATACAAATCAACAATACAATAAACCTTATTATAGTCAACCTTATAATTCATCATATTAA
- a CDS encoding DUF6693 family protein: protein MARRLRCDVGFADSLLFLLGWTVLVVITFGLASPFFLFSLIKFMINRTIIVEE from the coding sequence ATGGCAAGAAGATTAAGATGTGATGTAGGATTTGCAGATAGTTTATTATTTTTACTAGGATGGACAGTTTTAGTTGTAATAACTTTTGGATTAGCCTCTCCATTCTTTTTATTCTCTCTTATAAAGTTTATGATAAATAGAACTATTATTGTAGAGGAATAA